One Phocaeicola dorei genomic region harbors:
- the lepB gene encoding signal peptidase I → MKNRTEHWVSIKKGLDKLLSVAFFFCIIVIVWLLFQVIGFVSFKIPSDSMEPALFAGDNILVNKWVMGGRLFDIWDASEKKNVEISRLPGFGKVKHNDVLVFNFPYPGRWDSLGLNLKTYYVKRCVAVPGDTFEIRNAHYKVRGYTETLGCVASQDRLQQLQLAGEERNWGIVMRAYPNDSLVNWTIKEFGPFYIPAKGTSVKMNTVNRILYKNAIEWEQKKKLVQQGDSFLLNDSIIQEYQFKEDYYFVTGDKVMNSKDSRYWGLLPKKFIVGKATLIWKSVDLDTDEIRWNRVFKRIE, encoded by the coding sequence ATGAAAAACAGGACAGAACATTGGGTTAGTATAAAAAAAGGACTTGATAAATTATTATCAGTAGCTTTTTTCTTTTGCATAATTGTAATCGTATGGTTATTATTTCAGGTGATTGGTTTTGTTTCGTTTAAAATTCCTTCTGACTCCATGGAGCCTGCCCTGTTTGCCGGAGATAATATATTGGTGAACAAGTGGGTGATGGGAGGACGCCTATTTGACATTTGGGATGCTTCCGAGAAAAAGAATGTAGAAATATCCCGTTTGCCCGGCTTCGGGAAGGTAAAGCACAATGATGTATTGGTTTTTAATTTCCCTTATCCCGGCCGATGGGACAGCCTGGGACTGAATTTAAAGACTTATTATGTAAAGCGCTGTGTGGCTGTGCCGGGTGATACCTTTGAAATTAGAAATGCACACTATAAGGTGCGTGGATATACGGAAACTCTAGGATGCGTAGCTTCACAGGACAGGTTGCAACAGCTTCAGTTGGCCGGAGAGGAACGAAATTGGGGCATAGTGATGAGGGCTTATCCCAATGATAGTTTGGTGAATTGGACGATAAAGGAGTTCGGCCCTTTTTATATTCCGGCTAAAGGTACGAGTGTGAAAATGAATACTGTTAACCGGATATTGTATAAGAATGCGATAGAGTGGGAGCAGAAAAAGAAATTGGTGCAACAGGGAGATTCATTTCTGTTGAACGATAGTATCATACAGGAATATCAGTTTAAGGAAGATTACTATTTTGTAACAGGCGACAAAGTAATGAATTCCAAAGATTCCCGTTATTGGGGATTGTTACCCAAAAAGTTTATTGTGGGAAAAGCGACATTGATATGGAAGTCCGTTGATTTGGATACGGATGAGATTCGTTGGAACAGGGTATTTAAAAGAATAGAATAA
- a CDS encoding NVEALA domain-containing protein, with product MKSKKMFLSLVAIIFSIFIGYNIYSVENSQQTFDVSFLNIEALASGESSGNCPEYGSGCLDGVWWPSKREKW from the coding sequence ATGAAAAGTAAAAAAATGTTTTTGAGTCTTGTGGCTATTATTTTTAGTATATTTATTGGTTATAATATATATAGCGTGGAAAATAGTCAACAGACATTTGATGTTTCTTTTTTGAATATTGAAGCATTGGCGAGTGGCGAAAGTTCCGGTAATTGCCCAGAGTATGGATCTGGTTGTTTAGATGGTGTATGGTGGCCTTCAAAGCGGGAAAAATGGTAA
- a CDS encoding 6-bladed beta-propeller has protein sequence MRNILCVTLIALLGGCTSTSVTEKYQDKRNDIINVKDKVIEFETGNVLIGSVSRLYMSNKCLLIADHKSVDKQIHIFNKNDFSYLTSIGNFGEGPEEITVMGCLAIDEAHHQLYVSDHAKQKIFSYDMDSVMVDSLYKPQVKTAMNETLFPSEYQYINDTLSIAVLIKPTSTSTFNQFLGRWNMNTGEMIPMKYTHPDIQKKRITFAASEKAGIYVECYTRHDLMTICSLDGELLYNIYGPDWDGGNGNKLQSFGTVMIGNDKIFVSYCGEDYARDSFPTKILVFDLEGNYLKTLETGYKISDCCYDSFNNRIILSLNDVVQFAYLDIDGII, from the coding sequence ATGAGAAATATATTGTGTGTGACATTAATCGCTTTATTGGGAGGTTGCACTTCTACTTCCGTAACGGAAAAATATCAAGATAAGCGTAATGATATTATTAATGTAAAAGATAAGGTAATAGAGTTCGAGACTGGAAATGTTTTAATAGGTTCTGTTTCGCGTTTGTATATGTCGAATAAGTGTTTGTTAATAGCTGATCATAAGTCTGTTGATAAACAGATACATATATTCAATAAAAATGATTTTAGTTATCTTACCAGCATTGGAAATTTCGGGGAGGGGCCTGAAGAAATAACAGTGATGGGATGCTTAGCCATAGATGAGGCTCATCATCAATTATATGTTTCAGATCATGCCAAACAAAAGATATTTAGTTATGATATGGATAGTGTAATGGTGGATTCTTTGTATAAGCCTCAAGTAAAGACTGCGATGAACGAAACTTTATTTCCTTCTGAATATCAGTATATAAATGATACTTTATCAATTGCTGTATTAATAAAGCCAACCAGTACTTCTACTTTTAATCAGTTTTTAGGTAGATGGAATATGAACACAGGCGAAATGATTCCTATGAAATACACTCATCCGGATATTCAGAAGAAACGAATAACTTTTGCTGCTTCGGAGAAAGCGGGAATATATGTAGAATGTTATACCCGACATGATTTGATGACCATTTGTTCTTTAGATGGAGAATTGCTATATAATATATATGGTCCTGACTGGGATGGTGGAAATGGCAATAAACTTCAATCCTTTGGTACGGTGATGATAGGAAATGACAAAATATTTGTTTCTTATTGTGGAGAAGATTATGCCAGAGATTCTTTTCCGACAAAGATTCTGGTCTTTGATTTGGAAGGGAATTATCTTAAAACCTTAGAGACTGGATATAAAATATCAGACTGTTGCTATGACTCATTCAATAATAGAATTATTTTGTCTTTGAACGATGTTGTTCAATTTGCCTATTTAGATATTGACGGAATAATATGA
- a CDS encoding NVEALA domain-containing protein, whose product MKKNILKATLVVAFALIAGMNVYNAQQSDIMSDLVLANVEALARNEISNCDNGCWDNGSGCLCGVWYPGWKEAQ is encoded by the coding sequence ATGAAGAAGAATATTTTGAAGGCAACTTTGGTTGTTGCGTTTGCTTTGATAGCAGGAATGAATGTGTATAATGCTCAGCAATCGGATATAATGTCTGATTTGGTACTGGCTAATGTAGAAGCGTTGGCTAGAAATGAAATTTCCAATTGTGATAATGGCTGTTGGGATAATGGAAGTGGGTGTTTGTGTGGAGTTTGGTATCCTGGATGGAAAGAAGCACAATGA
- a CDS encoding DUF1573 domain-containing protein, whose translation MRYLCLLLCVFALFPSCKESEKDKIARLVEEWEGKEILFPTHSIFTIQGKDTVDFSLADADYKVVTYIDSVGCTSCKLQLPRWKLFMQEVDSTLNRPVPFVFYFHPKDMKELRYITRRDAFIYPVCFDEKDDFNRLNHFPDEMTFQTFLLDKDNKVAAIGNPVHNPKVKELYLKVLTGGEVVKAETPITKVSLDVTSIDFGSFPQSEKQERKFTLTNTGQHVLVIYDVITSCGCTKVNYNKEGVRPGEKAELTVIYEAEKAEHFSKTVTIYCNADNSPLRLKVTGNAE comes from the coding sequence ATGAGATACCTTTGTCTATTACTATGTGTTTTTGCTCTTTTTCCCTCCTGCAAGGAATCAGAAAAAGATAAAATCGCTCGTTTGGTTGAGGAATGGGAAGGGAAAGAAATTCTCTTTCCTACCCATTCCATCTTTACTATTCAAGGGAAGGATACAGTGGACTTTTCTTTAGCGGATGCGGATTATAAGGTAGTGACTTATATCGATTCTGTAGGCTGTACCAGTTGTAAGTTACAATTGCCTCGCTGGAAGCTGTTTATGCAGGAAGTTGATTCAACGTTGAACCGTCCGGTTCCCTTTGTCTTCTATTTCCACCCGAAAGATATGAAAGAACTACGTTATATCACCCGTCGTGATGCATTTATCTATCCTGTTTGTTTCGATGAAAAGGACGATTTTAACCGATTGAATCACTTTCCGGATGAAATGACTTTCCAGACATTTCTATTGGATAAAGACAACAAGGTGGCGGCTATAGGCAATCCTGTTCACAATCCAAAGGTGAAGGAACTTTATTTGAAAGTATTGACAGGTGGTGAAGTTGTAAAAGCGGAAACACCGATAACGAAAGTCAGTCTGGACGTAACAAGCATAGACTTCGGTTCATTTCCTCAGTCGGAGAAGCAGGAACGCAAGTTCACACTGACCAATACGGGACAGCATGTACTGGTGATATATGATGTCATCACTTCCTGTGGATGTACCAAGGTAAACTATAATAAGGAGGGTGTTCGTCCGGGAGAAAAAGCGGAACTGACCGTGATTTATGAAGCCGAAAAGGCTGAGCATTTCAGTAAGACGGTTACCATTTATTGCAATGCAGATAATTCTCCACTTCGTTTGAAGGTAACGGGGAATGCTGAATAA
- a CDS encoding NVEALA domain-containing protein, which translates to MKKVFVLFTVVMLMAVMAWEKQSGKPVESEFLLDNVEALAAGESGYDTCLGSGNVTCSTGEKVECVIRPFGLD; encoded by the coding sequence ATGAAAAAAGTATTTGTGTTATTTACCGTTGTTATGCTAATGGCGGTAATGGCTTGGGAAAAGCAATCCGGAAAGCCGGTAGAGAGTGAGTTTCTTTTAGATAATGTGGAAGCATTGGCTGCAGGAGAATCCGGGTATGATACATGTCTGGGTAGTGGGAATGTGACTTGCAGTACCGGAGAAAAAGTAGAGTGCGTAATTAGACCTTTTGGCTTGGATTAA
- a CDS encoding transcriptional regulator: protein MKIPTNLFKFSFIALGWIVFILLCYVAFKDEKTNVLITMKDSLREAINIDYQERLNKILIHYRPLGRKVKGVQIEYGDSLEIIYFEDSTHESLATQLANQYVMTRIIPVNPDNFNKIFQEEWEKNGVSAAKTGIIYRYNKKKVFSDNDSISFQKALVTPVQAIDAKRTAGVQAWAMIHWTEIVKHTTPKVLWSIIAYFIVLIWVSLSFLKKPQKKETPANPDCIPCEEIPDNPDYIQLGKMTLKLESKKLYIGNRLCHIAPADFNLLELFIKTPKHLLTKEDIKNAFWPKDNNPENKIYSHISTLKSSLKDFPEYQIVTEKGGYRLVISSNE, encoded by the coding sequence ATGAAAATACCGACAAACTTATTCAAGTTTAGCTTTATTGCATTGGGATGGATTGTATTCATCCTGCTATGTTATGTTGCTTTTAAAGATGAAAAAACAAATGTTCTGATAACAATGAAGGACAGCCTACGTGAAGCAATCAATATTGATTATCAAGAACGCTTAAACAAGATTCTTATTCATTATCGCCCTTTAGGCAGAAAGGTAAAAGGTGTCCAAATAGAATACGGTGATAGTCTAGAAATCATTTATTTTGAAGACAGCACCCATGAGTCACTGGCTACCCAACTGGCCAACCAGTATGTGATGACAAGGATTATCCCCGTCAATCCAGACAATTTCAATAAGATCTTCCAAGAAGAATGGGAAAAGAATGGAGTTTCCGCCGCTAAGACGGGAATCATTTACCGCTACAACAAGAAAAAGGTATTCAGTGACAATGATTCAATCTCTTTCCAGAAAGCTCTTGTCACCCCTGTACAAGCAATAGACGCTAAAAGAACCGCCGGCGTACAGGCATGGGCTATGATTCATTGGACAGAAATAGTAAAACATACCACTCCAAAAGTGTTATGGAGTATCATTGCTTATTTCATTGTCTTGATATGGGTGTCTCTGTCATTTCTGAAAAAACCACAGAAAAAAGAAACTCCCGCCAATCCGGACTGCATACCATGTGAAGAAATTCCTGACAATCCGGACTACATACAATTGGGGAAAATGACTTTAAAGTTGGAAAGCAAGAAACTATATATTGGCAACCGGCTTTGCCACATAGCACCGGCAGATTTCAATCTGCTGGAACTGTTTATCAAAACGCCCAAGCATCTTTTGACTAAAGAAGATATTAAAAATGCTTTCTGGCCGAAAGATAACAATCCCGAAAATAAAATATATAGTCATATCTCCACCCTTAAATCCTCACTCAAGGACTTTCCCGAATATCAGATAGTGACAGAAAAAGGAGGATACCGACTGGTTATCTCCTCAAACGAATGA
- a CDS encoding BF3164 family lipoprotein — MKNKQLLCVLFPLLVACTGQRHQQQVSSESIIEEAVRKGEVLKGEIVPIDTALFRYAYRMRVQGDKAVILDLHNADYYYHVFTYPDFQYQSSFGKRGEGPGESIYAANIRFAGQDTVWVLDDGKGRMYQYSGIAGGKTPKQEKDILLDKRLFRSLDFDLKDASTVVIPDYSGENRFGWADIHSGELLRKSEHIPVSDQKLLKESAPAVAQGWNSFIAFSPDKKILVSVTQFGDRLDIYDMQSQKHIGKLGEDGEPQFKVSSEGYGLPAGRICYYDVQVTDQYIYTIYDGRKFKDIMKLADAYQQGGKILRISTHEGDVVKTYVLDRPIAGIYVDEAAGMLFGLDVNADEQIVKFPLELE; from the coding sequence ATGAAAAACAAACAACTATTATGCGTTTTATTCCCTTTGTTGGTGGCGTGTACCGGGCAACGCCACCAACAGCAGGTATCCAGTGAGTCAATCATAGAAGAAGCGGTGCGGAAGGGAGAAGTTCTGAAAGGGGAGATTGTTCCCATTGATACGGCTCTGTTCCGGTATGCCTATCGTATGCGTGTACAGGGTGACAAGGCGGTGATATTGGATTTGCACAATGCCGATTACTATTATCATGTATTTACTTATCCCGATTTTCAATATCAGTCTTCTTTTGGAAAGCGTGGGGAAGGTCCGGGTGAGTCCATTTATGCGGCGAATATCCGTTTTGCAGGGCAGGACACGGTGTGGGTGCTTGATGACGGCAAGGGCAGGATGTATCAATATAGCGGTATAGCCGGGGGGAAAACTCCCAAACAGGAAAAGGATATTTTGTTGGATAAGCGCTTGTTCCGTTCCCTTGATTTTGATTTGAAGGATGCCTCTACTGTTGTTATCCCCGATTATTCCGGTGAGAACCGTTTTGGTTGGGCTGATATCCATTCCGGTGAATTACTCCGTAAATCAGAACATATCCCCGTATCCGATCAGAAATTATTGAAAGAGAGTGCACCTGCCGTTGCGCAAGGCTGGAATAGTTTTATAGCATTCAGTCCGGATAAAAAGATATTGGTTTCTGTCACTCAGTTTGGGGATAGGCTTGATATTTATGATATGCAGTCACAAAAGCATATAGGAAAATTGGGTGAGGATGGAGAGCCCCAATTTAAAGTGAGTTCTGAAGGCTACGGACTTCCGGCGGGGAGAATCTGTTATTATGATGTGCAGGTGACTGACCAATACATTTATACCATTTATGACGGTCGTAAATTTAAGGATATTATGAAGTTGGCCGATGCCTATCAGCAGGGTGGTAAAATATTACGTATATCCACCCACGAGGGCGATGTGGTGAAAACCTATGTATTGGATCGTCCTATTGCCGGTATTTATGTAGATGAGGCTGCCGGTATGTTATTCGGTTTGGATGTCAATGCTGACGAGCAGATAGTGAAATTTCCCCTTGAATTGGAATAG